The following proteins come from a genomic window of Natrinema saccharevitans:
- a CDS encoding universal stress protein, with product MYDCILVPTDGSREVERALEYAFDLAQLHNATIRALYVVNAAGYGGLPMETALEGVSDALRGEGRAAVDRVAELAPDDVTVETEIREGSPSQVIIDEAGPEACDLIVMGTHGRGGIDRLLLGSVTERVVRRASVPVLTVRVDPDDLEDWPEEPRLAAK from the coding sequence ATGTACGACTGCATCCTCGTCCCGACCGACGGCTCCCGCGAGGTCGAACGGGCCCTCGAGTACGCGTTCGACCTCGCGCAACTACACAACGCGACGATCCGCGCGCTCTACGTCGTGAACGCGGCCGGCTACGGCGGGCTGCCGATGGAGACCGCCCTCGAGGGCGTCAGCGACGCGCTTCGGGGCGAGGGGCGGGCGGCGGTCGACCGGGTCGCGGAACTCGCGCCGGACGACGTCACCGTCGAGACCGAGATTCGGGAGGGGTCACCGAGTCAGGTCATCATCGACGAGGCCGGGCCCGAGGCCTGCGATCTGATCGTGATGGGGACACACGGCCGCGGCGGGATCGACCGGCTGCTGCTCGGCAGCGTCACGGAACGAGTCGTCAGGCGCGCCTCGGTGCCGGTCCTGACGGTACGGGTCGATCCTGACGATCTCGAGGACTGGCCCGAGGAGCCGCGACTCGCCGCCAAGTGA
- a CDS encoding DUF5799 family protein — protein sequence MSDNPWTDRIVGERMTVDQEFAARIEESRFSNQQWSLIMTATEFEIEHPDEPDRARIVADTDKLDGVIPELESVQAGMGAMAGGPGGPGGSDSSDGGIVDSIMGALGVGGDSGPSEDEQRKAAEQLTQEYAEKLQSHLESKGRWESVRKSVADGS from the coding sequence ATGAGCGACAACCCGTGGACGGACCGGATCGTCGGCGAGCGGATGACCGTCGATCAGGAGTTCGCCGCGCGGATCGAGGAGTCCCGGTTCTCCAACCAGCAGTGGAGCCTGATCATGACCGCCACGGAGTTCGAGATCGAACACCCCGACGAGCCCGACCGGGCGCGGATCGTCGCCGACACGGACAAACTCGACGGCGTCATCCCCGAACTCGAGAGCGTCCAGGCCGGCATGGGCGCGATGGCCGGCGGGCCGGGCGGGCCCGGCGGATCGGACTCGTCGGACGGCGGGATCGTCGACTCGATCATGGGCGCGCTCGGCGTGGGCGGGGACAGCGGCCCCTCGGAGGACGAGCAGCGGAAGGCGGCCGAACAGCTCACTCAGGAGTACGCGGAGAAACTCCAGTCACACCTCGAGTCGAAGGGCCGTTGGGAGTCGGTCCGGAAGAGCGTCGCCGACGGGAGCTGA
- a CDS encoding DUF7557 family protein, giving the protein MPSVELEAETIERLDELRVDDESYDELVTELINIYETSEYTMFHAGD; this is encoded by the coding sequence ATGCCATCCGTCGAACTCGAAGCGGAGACGATCGAACGGCTGGACGAGCTACGGGTCGACGACGAGTCCTACGACGAGCTGGTGACCGAACTGATCAACATCTACGAGACCAGCGAGTACACGATGTTTCACGCCGGTGACTGA
- a CDS encoding DUF7545 family protein: MTDEVETTTFSISSEDGATDDVTVPSGLVDLVAEGDQTDAETIGDVMLLSFASRAHHIVHHGEDADPELEAQEERVMDLFEERFGVTFGEATGHQH, translated from the coding sequence ATGACAGACGAAGTCGAGACGACGACCTTCTCGATCAGTTCCGAAGACGGCGCGACCGACGACGTGACGGTGCCGTCGGGACTCGTCGACCTCGTCGCCGAGGGCGACCAGACCGACGCCGAGACGATCGGTGACGTCATGCTCCTTTCCTTTGCCAGCCGCGCCCACCATATCGTCCACCACGGCGAGGACGCCGATCCGGAACTCGAGGCACAGGAGGAACGCGTGATGGACCTCTTCGAGGAGCGATTCGGCGTCACGTTCGGCGAAGCGACCGGCCACCAGCACTGA